The Thermodesulfobacteriota bacterium genome contains the following window.
AACTGCCTTGTAAAAACAACGAGTTCTCTTGTTGAGACTCCGCCCAGTTGAATGTTGAAACTAAAAAGTTTTCCCTTTTCCTTCACCCTGCTGGGTATCGGCTTAACCTGCATTTGCCTGAGGCGAGTAAGAACAGCAGATTTGCTTGGCGCTTCCATCTCACCCTTCTGAATTTTTCCTCTAACAACTCCTTCCCAAGCAAAAACAGGCATGACTAGACTCCTATAATTCGAAATCTCCTTGAATAATTTTAACGTCTAGCAATTCTTTCAGCTCTAGCAGCAGACCGTTCGGCAAGTATTCTCCTTAATTCATCTGGCTCCTGTGTTTTAGCCATCGCATCTTCATATGTTATCAGATTCCTGAGATTTAAATCAACCAGGCTTTGATTAAGGGTCTGCATCTGCCACTTTTCCTGGCCAATCTGTTGTTGCGAATATATTTGATGAACCTTATCCTCCCTTATCAAGTTCCTTATTGCGGGATTAGGCACCAACACCTCAACACCTAGAACTCTACCGCCCCCAATTTTTGGAATAAGTGTCTGACAAAGGATTCCCTCGAGTACAAACGAAAGCTGAGCCCTGATCTGTGACTGTTCATGTGGAGGAAATACATCTATGACTCTGTTTATTGTCTGTACTGCCGTGTTTGTGTGTAGAGTAGCGAGGGTAAGATGGCCAGTTTCTGACAGAATAAGAGCAACTTTGATTGTCTCCAGATCTCTCATTTCCCCAATCAGAATTACGTCCGGATCCTCCCTCAATACGCTCCTTAGAGCATTGTTAAAGCTCTTCGTATCACTGCCAACTTCCCTTTGATTGACTATGCAATTCTTGTGGAAGAAAATATACTCTATCGGATCTTCAATGGTAACAATGTGCTCGTGTCTCTCATTGTTGATCTGATCAACCATCGCGGCAAGTGTAGTAGTTTTTCCGGATCCTGTAGGACCGGTAACGAGTATTAGACCCCTTGGCTTCCTCAAAAGCTGGGATGCCACCGGAGGAAGGCCCAGTTCTTGAAGATTTCTAATTTTTACCGGTAGTAATCTAAAGGCTCCCGATATTGCCCCCCTCTGGGTATATATGTTTCCCCTAAACCTTCCTAACTCCTCGATACCAAAAGAGAAATCAAGCTCCCAGTTCTCTTCTAACCTATGTTTCTGCGCATCGGAAAGAATGCTGTAGCACAAATCCTTTGTTTCTAAAGGGGTGAGTGGTGGATGTTTCACCGGTACAAGCTTGCCATCTATCCTCAACATAGGCGGCGCACCAGACGCCAAATGGAGATCTGAAGCCCCGTTTTCCACAACTACTTTTAATAGCTCATAAAATGCTACTGCCATCGCAACCCCCTTTTAATTATCATTAGCGGTATTTCTTACAACCTCTTCAATGGTAGTGATTCCCTGCTTGAGCTTATTAAGAGAGCTTTGCCTTAGTGTTTTCATTTTCTGTCTCATTGCTTCACGTTTGATTTCGTATGCCGAAGCACCACTAAGTATAAATTCCTTAAGTTCTTCTGATATAACCATTACTTCGTATACCGCGATTCTTCCCTTATAGCCTGTCCCCAAACATTTTTTGCAACCATTATCCGATTTTTTATAAACTACAAAATCCGAAACCTCCTTCGGTGGTACACCCAAATCGATGAGCACCTGAGGCGAAACATCGCACTCAACCTTACAATCCTTACAGACCTTCCTGACCAGCCTTTGAGCTACAACTGCATTCAAAGAAGCTGTAACCAGAAATGGCTCCACACCCATGTTAAGAAGTCGAGTAATCGATGACGGTGCGTCATTTGTGTGGAGGGTCGACAATACAAGATGCCCAGTAAGCGCCGATTTAATAGCTATCTCTGCAGTTTCGTAATCTCTGATCTCACCCACCAGTATCACGTCTGGATCCTGTCTTAGGAACGATCTTAGACAAGAAGCAAACGTAAGCCCGATATCGTCGTGGACCTGGACCTGGTTTACTCCAGGAAGGCTATATTCAACAGGGTCTTCAGCCGTGGAAATATTGACTTCCGTACTGTTTAATTCCATCAGGCTTGAATACAAAGTGGTTGTTTTTCCACTACCTGTGGGCCCGGTTATCAGAACCATTCCAAATGGTCTAAATATGGATTGCCTAAACTCTTTCAGTTGTTCTTCATCATAACCCAGCTTTGTTAAATCGAGTTGAAGAGATTCCTGATCAAGTATCCTCATAACCGCCTTTTCTCCAAAGAGTGTGGGTATGACCGAGACCCTGAATTCTACATTTCTATCCTTTCCAAATTTAATTCTTATTCGTCCATCCTGAGGTAGTCTCCTTTCAGCAATGTCTAAATTCGCCATAACCTTAATCCTCGACGATACCGCATTTCTCAGCTTCGTGGGTGGACGTATGATGTCATAGAGAACGCCGTCGATTCTATATCTTATCCTGTAATCCTTTGAATAAGGTTCTATGTGAATGTCACTCGCCCCCCTTCTCATTGCATCTAAGAGCAAGTGGTTTACGAGCCTAATTACGGGTGCCTCTCCCGAAGCCCTCTCCAACTCCTTAACGCTTATGTCCTCGTCAAATTTGATTTCTACGGAATAATCTTTAAGTTCACCAATTAGCTTGTCTACTGCTTTATGTGTTTCCTTATTCCGTACTGTTTCCTCCCATTCCCTTTCAGTTCCGTAGTACTCATGTATTGATTTTTCTATTGAGCGTTCAGTTGCAACTACAACTTCGACGCTTTGACCCGTGGCAAACTTAATTTCATCTATTGCGAAAATATTTGAGGGATCAGACATCGCTATGACTAAAGCAGAATCGGTATGATTTATGGGTATAAGATTGTATTTTATAGCGGATTCTCTTGACACATATTTTAGGGCTTCCAGGTCAATATCAAAATTGTCGAGATTAATCGCCGGCACACCGTATTGCTTGCTCAGGTATGTGGCTAACTGATATTCATCAATATAGCCCATGCTGAGAAGCACGTCACTCAATCTATCGCCGCTTTTTTTTTGTTCCTCAAGGGCTTCTTGAAGCTGGTGAGGATTAACCAACTCTTCCTTTAAGAATATATCGCCTGTGAGAATGCTTTTTTGCTGCTCCATAATTAAGAAGACTACTTTATATAAATAATACTCTCCAAATTAAAAAATATCTAAGTTATAACCATTCGTTTGTCAATAATTAATTTTTCTATTATACATTAAATTAAAAGGATATTCGATAAAAACAGATTCACAAAAAGAAATTGAAGAAGACTTCCTATTTGATTCATCTATAGAGACCTAAGCTAATTAATCGTTTAGGATTGCTTTTATTGAACCGATCATGATCTCAGGTAGTATTAAGCGCTATGTCATCCGGTGGAAACGTAACAGTTGTCGGTGCTGGTTTAGCAGGATCAGAAGCCGCATATTATTTAGCCAGGCATGGTATCAAAGTAAGACTCTTTGAAATGAGACCAAAAGTTTTTACGCCCGCACATAATACATCACTTTTCGGGGAGCTCGTCTGCAGCAACTCTCTCAAATCAAGTTCATTGATAAATGCCAGCGGAGTCCTGAAGGAGGAAATGAAAAGACTGGGCTCAGTAGTTATGGAAGCTGCCGAGATGACCAAGGTTCCCGCTGGTCAAGCCCTGGCGGTTGACCGAGAAAAGTTCTCAGATTATCTAACAAAAAAGTTGCGACAAAATCATCTGATCGAAATTATTATCGAAGAGGTCAAAGGAATTCCTTCCGTCAATGAAGGGCCGGTAATTATAGCCACAGGACCTCTTACTTCAAATCATTTGACTCAAAAGATACTTCAGCTCACTGAATCGGAAAATCTTTATTTCTACGATGCAATATCTCCTATAATAGACACAGAATCAATCGACCTTTCAAAGACCTTTAAGGGTTCAAGATACGGGAAGGGTTCTGATGAAGAGGGTGATTATTTAAACTGTTCTTTAAACGAATATGAATACGATAAATTTGTAGATGAAATTATAAATGCACAAAAGGTCGAAATCAGGGATTTTGAAAAGGAAATCTATTTTGAAGGCTGCCTACCCATTGAAATTTTAGCGCAAAGGGGTAAAGACTCTTTGCGATTCGGCCCAATGAAACCTGTGGGTTTAATTGATCCGCGAACAAGGAAAAGACCTTTTTCCGTAGTCCAACTCAGGAAGGAAAATAACTCTTCATCAATGTACAATATCGTAGGATTTCAAACAAAGCTCAAATATCCTGAACAGAGAAGAGTCTTTAGGTTAATACCAGGACTAGAAAATGCGGAGTTTATGAGATACGGGAGCGTTCACAGAAATACATTTATAAACTCACCAAAAGTTCTTCATCCAAGCCTTCAGATAAAAGGGAATGAAAAGATAATGCTAGCAGGTCAAATAGTAGGCGTTGAAGGGTATGTTGAATCGGCAGCCATGGGCCTACTTGCTGGAATTAATGCCTTGAGAATTGTAAAAGATTTTAAAACTGTCGTTCCTCCGCATGAAACAGCTATCGGATCCTTGATAAGGTATATATCTGACCCAAGCACAAAAGACTTTCAGCCCATGAATATAAACTTTGGTTTATTTCCCGAGGCGGAGATTGGCAAGACAAAGTCAGAAAGGAGAAAACTTATCGCGGAAAGGGCGATCTCCAAGCTTTGCGAGTTTAATCAAAATTGTCAGCTTTCTTGACCTTGATTATTTAATCAGTTTCTTAGGTAATATGATTAGTCATACCTCAACTATTTTTTCATTATGTCCTTGAAATGAATTTTCAAGATTTGATACTGAAATTGCAGATTTTTTGGTCAAAGAGGGGTTGCATAATACTTCAACCATATGACATTGAAAAAGGCGCGGGAACTTTCCATCCAGCCACATTCCTCAGATGTTTAGGTCCTGAGCCCTGGCGCGTGGCGTATGTTGAACCTTCGAGAAGGCCGACCGACGGAAGATATGGAGACAACCCTAACAGACTTCAACACTATTACCAGTTTCAGGTGATTATAAAACCCTCTCCGAGTAACATACAAGATCTATATCTAGACAGTTTACGATCCCTTGGTATCGACCCCCTTATGCATGATATAAGGTTCGTGGAGGATGACTGGGAAGCTCCTACGCTAGGTGCATGGGGATTGGGTTGGGAAGTCTGGCTTGATGGAATGGAAATAACTCAATTTACATACTTTCAGCAGGCTGGTGGAATTGACTTAAAACCAATTTCCGCAGAAATCACTTACGGTACGGAAAGAATAGCAATGTATTTACAGGGTGTGCAAAGCGTTTTTGACCTGGAATGGACGAAGAATGTAACATATGGAGAAATTCATCATCGAGATGAAATTGAATTTTCAAAATACAACTTCGAAGAATCAAATCCACAAATGTTAAGAGAAATGTTTGATATGTTTAAATCTGAATGTGAGCAGCTCATTGGTAAGAATCTACCGATCCCAGCCTACGATTACTGCTTAAAATGTTCACATACATTCAATCTTCTAGATGCACGGGGTGTAATTGGTGTAGTCGAGCGTGAAAATTATATTGGAAAGATTCGAACCCTAGCAAAGATGTGTGCTGAATCCTATTTAAAGGAAAGAGAAGAATTGGGGTTCCCACTTTCTAAAAATAACCCATGGGAAAAGAATTAATACTTGAAATTGGCACAGAAGAGATTCCCGCACGATTTATGGAAGATGCTATACGGGACCTGAGCCGTGTTACTGAGCGGGAACTAAAGGAAAACCTTCTAAAATATGATGATATTAGTAGTTACGGAACTCCTCGAAGACTAATACTAAGAATCACCTATCTTTCCGGAAGACAGATTGATAGGTTAATTGAAGCAGTTGGTCCCCCGAAGCGAATTGCATTTGATAAAAGTGGTAAACCGACAATGGCAGCAATCGGATTTGCCCGTGCCCAAGGGGTAAGAGTAAATGATTTAGTAATCTCAGTCGGAGAAAAAGGTGAATTCGTTGCCGTAAGAAGAACTATTAAGGGAGAAAAAACTGAAAAGATATTGCGGCATCTTCTCCCAAAGATAATACAATCCATTTCCTTTAGAAAATCTATGAGATGGGGCGAAGGGAACGAAGCTTTTGTGAGACCAATTAGATGGATACTATCTATTTATGGTGGAAAGCCTATTAAATTCAAGCTAGACGGAGTGTTAAGTGGATCAAAGACTCGGGGTCATAGATTCATGTCTAAAAAGCCATTCCATGTAGAAAATTGGAACGAATACAGTAGTGAGCTAAGAAAAAGGTTTGTCGTCTTCGACCAGGAGGAAAGAAAGAAAATTATCCAAGAGAGTATAGATCTAAGAGCAAGAGAAATTGGAGGAATACCGCTAGATGATGAGAAATTGCTCGAGACAACATCCCATTTAGTTGAATATCCAATCATGCTTAAGGGAAGTTTCGACAGAGATTTCTTAAAACTTCCCACCGAGGTTCTAACAAGTGTTATGAAAAATCAACAGAAGTATTTTCCTGTTTTCTCAAAGGCTGTTGATAATCAGAAACTTCTTTCAAATTTTATATTTGTTTGTGGGACACCCGTGAAAGACCAAGAAATCGTCATTAAAGGCAATGAACGAGTTATCAACGCCAGATTTAAAGATGCGAGCTTCTTCTTCGAAGAAGACTTAAAATCTCCACTCTCCTCGAAGCCGGAGAAATTAAAAAGTATGGTTTTCCTTTCAGAATTGGGTACATATTATGATAAAACAATGAGAATGGAAGATTCAGTTGAACAAATTGGAATTAGACTTGGATTTAAGAGCACGATCGTAGACATAAAAAGGGCGGCTAAGTTATCAAAAGCGGATCTCACATCAGAGATGGTCTTTGAATTCCCGGAGCTACAAGGAATAATGGGGAAATACTATGCACTGTTTTCTGGGGAGAATAAGGAAGTTGCAAAAGCAATAGAGGAACAATACCTGCCAATTACCCGTGAAGGAATTCTTCCCGAAACGAAATATGGAAGTATACTCAGCATAGCAGATAAGGTAGATAACATTTCTGCAAACTTTATTACAGGGCATATTCCCACAGGAACTTCTGACCCCTATGCCCTGAGAAGACAGGCAATTGGAATAATAAATATAATTCTTCATCAGGAATTCCATTTAAGCTTAAAAGAAACGTATGACTTCAGCCTCAATCTGTTCCGTGATCAACAAAAAATAAAAGACAGTTCAAAAATTGATAAGATTTTGGACGAAATCCTGGACTTTATGGTTGAAAGATTTAGGAACCTGATGCTATCCGAGGGTAATCCAAACGATTTAGTAGATTCAGTAATTTCATCATCATGTGATGATTTGGTTGATACCAAATATAAGATCGAGGCCCTTTCAGAATTCCGCAAGGAACCTGATTTTAATTCGCTCGCTATTGCTTTCAAGCGAGTGTTCAACATCGTAAAGAATCAACCGAGGGACAACTTCAATTGCAAACGCTTAATCGAACCTACTGAAATGCTACTCTTTAGAAATTATTCAATTGTGAAGGGAGAGGTGGAAAAAAGCCTATCTGATGCAAACTATATAGATGCCCTCTTAAAAATGAGGAGTCTGAAAGAACCAATAGACAAATATTTCGATGACGTACTAGTCATGGATAAGGACGAAGAGATCAGACGGAATCGCATCTCGATGTTATGGGAAATCAGGGATCTTTTTTTCAAACTCGCGGACTTTTCAAAAATTAACACTTAAAAAAACAGCATAAACAATGACAAAAATTAACTATACACTGAAAACATCGGAGAAAAAGCTGACAATGAATAATAAGAGGGAAAAGTATATTTATTTCTTCGGAGGTGGTAAAGCAGATGGAAGAGGAGTTATGAAGGATGTGCTTGGGGGTAAAGGGGCAGGACTCGCAGAAATGTCAAGTATTGGGATCCCAGTTCCACCAGGTTTTACTATCTCAACCGAAGTTTGTCGTATCTTCTATGAAAACAGAAAGCGAATTCCTCACCAGACGATAAGTGAGATAGAGGAGTACCTTACAAAACTAGAAAAGCTATCCAGAAAGAAATTCGGCGACCCGGGAAACCCACTTCTGGTTTCAGTACGGTCCGGCGCTAAATTCTCCATGCCGGGAATGATGGATACTATCCTAAACTTAGGGCTAAACGACATGAGTGTTCAGGGGCTGTCGGTTAAAACAGGGAATCCGAGATTCGCTTGGGATGCGTACAGAAGATTTATTCAAATGTTCAGTGACATTGTTTTAAAGATTAAAAAGGAAGAATTTGAGAAAATTCTAGAGACCACGAAGCAAAAGCATAAATGTAGGTCTGATGTTGAGCTTACGACACAAGCAATCAAAGATGTTGTTAAAGAGTATAAGAGGCTTGTAAAAAGGAAATCAAAAAATGAATTTCCTCAGAGCCCTAAATCGCAGCTATTTAGCGCAATAAATGCAGTTTTCTTATCTTGGAACAATCCGAGAGCAGTCTTCTATAGGAAGCAGTATGGAATCTCTGATGAAATAGGAACTGCTGTAAATGTGCAGGAAATGGTTTTTGGAAATATGGGTGAAAATTCGGGTACGGGTGTAGGCTTTACGAGAGACCCCGCATCAGGAAATAACCAGCTCTACGCTGAGTACCTGATGAATGCTCAGGGTGAGGATGTTGTAGCAGGCATAAGAACTCCTAACCACTTGGAAAGTTTAAAGCATGATATGCCTGAACTTTATAAGCAGTTGAGTAAAACTTCAAAGGCTTTGGAAAGCCATTTTAGAGACATGCAGGATTTCGAATTTACATTTGAGGGAAATACGCTCTACATCCTTCAGACCCGCAGTGGAAAAAGGACAGGGATAGCGGCGGCAAAAATCGCCCACGACATGGTTAAAGAGAATTTAATCACAATAAATGAGGCCATCCTGAGAATCCATCCCGAGCATATCGAACAATTTTTATTTCCAATTTTTGACCCCGATGAAAAGAGGAATTTCAACCTGCTCACAAATGGGCTTTCTGCATCGCCTGGTGCCGCGGCTGGCAAAGTAGCCTTCGATTCAGAAACAGCGGTAAAAATGAGTAAAAGGGGAGAGCGTGTGGTATTGGTTAGAAAAGAGACCAGTCCGGACGACATTCATGGCATGGCGGTCTCCCAAGGTGTACTTACAGCCAGGGGAGGACGCACAAGTCATGCAGCAGTTGTGGGAAGACAGATGGGTAAAGTTTGTGTGGTTGGAGCGGAAGAGTTAATTGTGGATGAAGAAGAAAAGCATTTCAAATCAGGAGACTCTATCATTAAAGAAGGAGATTTCATATCTATAGATGGTTTTGATGGAGATGTGTATTCGGGTGATATTCCGGTAATTTCCTCTGAGGTTCTTCAAGTAATTGAAGGAAAACTAAGACCCGAGCAATCTGAAAGATACACCATATTTTCTGCAATACTTAAGTGGGCTGATAAGATAAGAAAACTTGGTATAAGGACTAACGCTGATACGCCACATGATTCGAAAATAGCGGTTAATTTCGGAGCAGAAGGCATAGGACTTTGCCGTACCGAGCATATGTTTTTTCACGAAGACAGAATACCATTAATGCAGAGTATGATCCTCGCCAGAACTACGAAGGAAAGGGAGAAACTTCTTGAAAAATTACTGCCAATGCAAAAAGAGGATTTCAAAGGGATATTTCGTGAAATGCGAGGATTTCCAGTAACGATAAGGCTTCTTGATCCACCACTCCACGAATTCCTTCCGAAAAGAGAAGAACTTATGGTAGAAATTACAGTACTTGAACTAAAAGGCAAGAAATCCAAAAAAATAAAAGAAAGGCGAAAGCTCCTTGAAAGGGTCGAAGAACTACACGAATTCAATCCAATGCTCGGTCTTCGCGGTTGCAGACTGGGAATTCTGATGCCAGAAATAAGCCGAATGCAGGCGAGAGCGATAATAGAGGCTGCGTGTGAAGTTGAACAAGAAGGAATAAAGGTTATACCAGAAATCATGGTCCCTCTCGTAGGAATGCTCACTGAGATAAAAGCGCAAAAGGACATTATTGTGGAAACAGCCAAAGAGGTCATGGATAAATATAAAGGAAGAATCAAATACTATGTTGGCACTATGATCGAAGTTCCAAGAGCAGCAGTCGTAGCTGATGAAATTGCGACGGAAACAGATTTTTTCTCCTTTGGAACAAATGACCTGACTCAAATGACTTTCGCTTTTTCACGTGATGACGCCGGGAAATTTATAAAGGCCTATACCGAAAAGACGGTTACAATTAATGGAAAACAGGTCGAAATTCTAAAAAAGGATCCTTTTTCAACTCTTGACGTTGATGGGGTTGGGGCATTAATCAAGATGGCGATCGATAATGGTAGAAAAACTAAACCGAATCTAAAACTTGGCATATGTGGAGAGCATGGAGGTGACCCTGCCTCAATCGAATTTTGCCATAGTGTTGGAATGAACTATGTGAGCTGTTCTCCATACAGGGTTCCAATCGCAAGACTTGCGGCAGCAAGAGCCGCATTGATGTTTAATATAGCATAAAGCATCATGTTAATCGGTTTAAATTAAGTGATCCTAGACATTGACTTTTAGCTTGATTAGATGCTTGATAATATAGTCTCTATAAGAATGAAGGTCAGAAGTTCATATTCTACTGCTCTAACGGTTGGTTAATCCTTTTAATACCGGTGGCTTTTCCACTTTCATAGTCTATATCGATTATTATCCCATTAAGCCATATATTTTCTTCTGCGGGCTCCAGCCTCTGAGGCATGAGAGTCAGAAAACGCTTAATCGATTTTTCCCTATCCATACCGATCACAGAATCCATGGCTCCTGTCATCCCCACATCTGTAATATACGCCGTTCCATTCGGAAGGATTCTTTCATCCGCAGTTTGAACGTGCGTATGTGTACCAACTAACGCACTTATCCTTCCATCCAGGTACCAGCCAAAAGCTATCTTCTCTGAGGTCGCCTCCGCATGAAAATCCAAAATTACTATACTCGTTTTATCCTTTAATTCGTCGATCAAATTCAATGCTGAAGTATATGGATTTTCATAAGAATCCATAAAAAGTTTTCCACAAAGGTTTACTACTCCAACCTGCCTGCCATGATTGTCGTTGAATACTCCATGCCCTCTTCCCGGAGTTGAGTCAGGGTAATTAGCTGGGCGAAGTATCCTCGGCTCAGTATCAACATAAGGTATGATCTCCTGCCTGTCCCAGATATGATTTCC
Protein-coding sequences here:
- a CDS encoding TIGR00282 family metallophosphoesterase is translated as MEKIEASTDCCILFIGDIVGKAGRLAVKALVPELIEHHKIDLVIANCENAAAGRGITPKIAEFLFDCGVNILTSGNHIWDRQEIIPYVDTEPRILRPANYPDSTPGRGHGVFNDNHGRQVGVVNLCGKLFMDSYENPYTSALNLIDELKDKTSIVILDFHAEATSEKIAFGWYLDGRISALVGTHTHVQTADERILPNGTAYITDVGMTGAMDSVIGMDREKSIKRFLTLMPQRLEPAEENIWLNGIIIDIDYESGKATGIKRINQPLEQ
- the glyQ gene encoding glycine--tRNA ligase subunit alpha, with product MNFQDLILKLQIFWSKRGCIILQPYDIEKGAGTFHPATFLRCLGPEPWRVAYVEPSRRPTDGRYGDNPNRLQHYYQFQVIIKPSPSNIQDLYLDSLRSLGIDPLMHDIRFVEDDWEAPTLGAWGLGWEVWLDGMEITQFTYFQQAGGIDLKPISAEITYGTERIAMYLQGVQSVFDLEWTKNVTYGEIHHRDEIEFSKYNFEESNPQMLREMFDMFKSECEQLIGKNLPIPAYDYCLKCSHTFNLLDARGVIGVVERENYIGKIRTLAKMCAESYLKEREELGFPLSKNNPWEKN
- the trmFO gene encoding methylenetetrahydrofolate--tRNA-(uracil(54)-C(5))-methyltransferase (FADH(2)-oxidizing) TrmFO encodes the protein MSSGGNVTVVGAGLAGSEAAYYLARHGIKVRLFEMRPKVFTPAHNTSLFGELVCSNSLKSSSLINASGVLKEEMKRLGSVVMEAAEMTKVPAGQALAVDREKFSDYLTKKLRQNHLIEIIIEEVKGIPSVNEGPVIIATGPLTSNHLTQKILQLTESENLYFYDAISPIIDTESIDLSKTFKGSRYGKGSDEEGDYLNCSLNEYEYDKFVDEIINAQKVEIRDFEKEIYFEGCLPIEILAQRGKDSLRFGPMKPVGLIDPRTRKRPFSVVQLRKENNSSSMYNIVGFQTKLKYPEQRRVFRLIPGLENAEFMRYGSVHRNTFINSPKVLHPSLQIKGNEKIMLAGQIVGVEGYVESAAMGLLAGINALRIVKDFKTVVPPHETAIGSLIRYISDPSTKDFQPMNINFGLFPEAEIGKTKSERRKLIAERAISKLCEFNQNCQLS
- the glyS gene encoding glycine--tRNA ligase subunit beta; this translates as MGKELILEIGTEEIPARFMEDAIRDLSRVTERELKENLLKYDDISSYGTPRRLILRITYLSGRQIDRLIEAVGPPKRIAFDKSGKPTMAAIGFARAQGVRVNDLVISVGEKGEFVAVRRTIKGEKTEKILRHLLPKIIQSISFRKSMRWGEGNEAFVRPIRWILSIYGGKPIKFKLDGVLSGSKTRGHRFMSKKPFHVENWNEYSSELRKRFVVFDQEERKKIIQESIDLRAREIGGIPLDDEKLLETTSHLVEYPIMLKGSFDRDFLKLPTEVLTSVMKNQQKYFPVFSKAVDNQKLLSNFIFVCGTPVKDQEIVIKGNERVINARFKDASFFFEEDLKSPLSSKPEKLKSMVFLSELGTYYDKTMRMEDSVEQIGIRLGFKSTIVDIKRAAKLSKADLTSEMVFEFPELQGIMGKYYALFSGENKEVAKAIEEQYLPITREGILPETKYGSILSIADKVDNISANFITGHIPTGTSDPYALRRQAIGIINIILHQEFHLSLKETYDFSLNLFRDQQKIKDSSKIDKILDEILDFMVERFRNLMLSEGNPNDLVDSVISSSCDDLVDTKYKIEALSEFRKEPDFNSLAIAFKRVFNIVKNQPRDNFNCKRLIEPTEMLLFRNYSIVKGEVEKSLSDANYIDALLKMRSLKEPIDKYFDDVLVMDKDEEIRRNRISMLWEIRDLFFKLADFSKINT
- a CDS encoding type IV pilus twitching motility protein PilT: MAVAFYELLKVVVENGASDLHLASGAPPMLRIDGKLVPVKHPPLTPLETKDLCYSILSDAQKHRLEENWELDFSFGIEELGRFRGNIYTQRGAISGAFRLLPVKIRNLQELGLPPVASQLLRKPRGLILVTGPTGSGKTTTLAAMVDQINNERHEHIVTIEDPIEYIFFHKNCIVNQREVGSDTKSFNNALRSVLREDPDVILIGEMRDLETIKVALILSETGHLTLATLHTNTAVQTINRVIDVFPPHEQSQIRAQLSFVLEGILCQTLIPKIGGGRVLGVEVLVPNPAIRNLIREDKVHQIYSQQQIGQEKWQMQTLNQSLVDLNLRNLITYEDAMAKTQEPDELRRILAERSAARAERIARR
- the ppdK gene encoding pyruvate, phosphate dikinase; the encoded protein is MNNKREKYIYFFGGGKADGRGVMKDVLGGKGAGLAEMSSIGIPVPPGFTISTEVCRIFYENRKRIPHQTISEIEEYLTKLEKLSRKKFGDPGNPLLVSVRSGAKFSMPGMMDTILNLGLNDMSVQGLSVKTGNPRFAWDAYRRFIQMFSDIVLKIKKEEFEKILETTKQKHKCRSDVELTTQAIKDVVKEYKRLVKRKSKNEFPQSPKSQLFSAINAVFLSWNNPRAVFYRKQYGISDEIGTAVNVQEMVFGNMGENSGTGVGFTRDPASGNNQLYAEYLMNAQGEDVVAGIRTPNHLESLKHDMPELYKQLSKTSKALESHFRDMQDFEFTFEGNTLYILQTRSGKRTGIAAAKIAHDMVKENLITINEAILRIHPEHIEQFLFPIFDPDEKRNFNLLTNGLSASPGAAAGKVAFDSETAVKMSKRGERVVLVRKETSPDDIHGMAVSQGVLTARGGRTSHAAVVGRQMGKVCVVGAEELIVDEEEKHFKSGDSIIKEGDFISIDGFDGDVYSGDIPVISSEVLQVIEGKLRPEQSERYTIFSAILKWADKIRKLGIRTNADTPHDSKIAVNFGAEGIGLCRTEHMFFHEDRIPLMQSMILARTTKEREKLLEKLLPMQKEDFKGIFREMRGFPVTIRLLDPPLHEFLPKREELMVEITVLELKGKKSKKIKERRKLLERVEELHEFNPMLGLRGCRLGILMPEISRMQARAIIEAACEVEQEGIKVIPEIMVPLVGMLTEIKAQKDIIVETAKEVMDKYKGRIKYYVGTMIEVPRAAVVADEIATETDFFSFGTNDLTQMTFAFSRDDAGKFIKAYTEKTVTINGKQVEILKKDPFSTLDVDGVGALIKMAIDNGRKTKPNLKLGICGEHGGDPASIEFCHSVGMNYVSCSPYRVPIARLAAARAALMFNIA
- the pilB gene encoding type IV-A pilus assembly ATPase PilB — its product is MEQQKSILTGDIFLKEELVNPHQLQEALEEQKKSGDRLSDVLLSMGYIDEYQLATYLSKQYGVPAINLDNFDIDLEALKYVSRESAIKYNLIPINHTDSALVIAMSDPSNIFAIDEIKFATGQSVEVVVATERSIEKSIHEYYGTEREWEETVRNKETHKAVDKLIGELKDYSVEIKFDEDISVKELERASGEAPVIRLVNHLLLDAMRRGASDIHIEPYSKDYRIRYRIDGVLYDIIRPPTKLRNAVSSRIKVMANLDIAERRLPQDGRIRIKFGKDRNVEFRVSVIPTLFGEKAVMRILDQESLQLDLTKLGYDEEQLKEFRQSIFRPFGMVLITGPTGSGKTTTLYSSLMELNSTEVNISTAEDPVEYSLPGVNQVQVHDDIGLTFASCLRSFLRQDPDVILVGEIRDYETAEIAIKSALTGHLVLSTLHTNDAPSSITRLLNMGVEPFLVTASLNAVVAQRLVRKVCKDCKVECDVSPQVLIDLGVPPKEVSDFVVYKKSDNGCKKCLGTGYKGRIAVYEVMVISEELKEFILSGASAYEIKREAMRQKMKTLRQSSLNKLKQGITTIEEVVRNTANDN